From the genome of Miscanthus floridulus cultivar M001 chromosome 10, ASM1932011v1, whole genome shotgun sequence, one region includes:
- the LOC136489632 gene encoding uncharacterized protein, producing MEAGILFPRFGQSLGEGVTDHSFISEVEEAAIGLVGKISEREYMSRRAVAGIMPWLNRVFEELGIVYREREVPTEVIASIDKKKKKKTSAKNVTAEAESKKRKGAAVAQAPAKKKKSSALVIAPAASSADSAGASSAGSEDAQSSSAPRDVRVASGRDSGAVAVPPSSLHGAAGGAEQPEASAAPACSPHSAASGAEQPEASVANPMPDIFGGLYSSSKEGTEAVSPHAPSPPTVAVSPPAPEAAIRQPKALLAEHASAVRASSSPPPARPLVGGSRPSGPSPHDGAETSAQGARQAARPGLFMSDVMDGLLTLEEQAAAASARFGPGHQGPMAPGPSSSDTSISGWEECYLGVLEDV from the exons ATGGAGGCCGGGATTCTGTTCCCCCGCTTCGGGCAGTCTTTGGGGGAGGGTGTGACGGATCACAGTTTCATCTCCGAGGTTGAGGAAGCCGCCATCGGGTTGGTCGGCAAAatttccgagcgtgagtacaTGTCTCGGAGAGCCGTGGCAGGCATCATGCcatggctcaatcgagtttttgaggagctcGGGATTGTCTATCGGGAACGTGAGGTTCCCACGGAGGTCATTGCCTcaattgacaagaagaagaagaagaagacctccgcgaagaatgttacggcggaggccgagtccaagaagaggaaagGCGCCGCTGTTGCCCAGGCGCCTGCGAAAAAGAAGAAATCCAGTGCTCTGGTGATCGCACCAGCCGCGTCTTCGGCCGATAGCGCGGGTGCTTCTTCTGCCGGCAGTGAAGATGCTCAGAGTTCTTCCGCCCCAAGGGACGTGCGGGTCGCGAGCGGCAGAGATAGCGGGGCTGTTGCCGTTCCGCCGAGCTCGTTGCACGGCGCTGCAGGGGGTGCAGAGCAACCGgaggccagcgctgctccggCATGCTCCCCGCACAGTGCTGCGAGCGGCGCCGAACAGCCGGAGGCCAGCGTCGCCAACCCTATGCCCGACATTTTCGGCGGGCTGTATTCAAGTTCTAAAGAGGGCACGGAGGCCGTCTCGCCGCACGCTCCTTCGCCCCCCACCGTTGCTGTGTCTCCCCCTGCGCCAGAGGCCGCCATTCGGCAGCCCAAGGCCTTGCTCGCTGAGCATGCCTCGGCAGTCCGGGCTTCTTCGAGCCCTCCACCCGCCCGGCCGTTGGTTGGGGGCAGCCGACCTTCTGGGCCTTCGCCGCATGATGGGGCGGAGACTTCTGCCCAAGGGGCTCGTCAAGCGGCCCGccctgggctttttatga GTGATGTCATGGACGGACTCCTCACTCTGGAGGAGCAAGCGGCCGCCGCCAGCGCCAGGTTTGGTCCGGGGCATCAGGGGCCAATGGCGCCGGGTCCAA gctcctccgacacttctatctcaggttgggaagagtgctatcttggggttcttgaAGACGTCTGA